In the genome of Candidatus Korarchaeum sp., the window AGTACTTGCCACCCTTCCTGCTACCGGGTCCCTTCCTCCTGGGCTTCTTCCTCGCTCTACTAACGCCTCTCTTCTGCAGTATCTCTATAGCCCCCGATTTTATCAATCTCCTTATATCAGCTCTAGTCACAGCTTCAGAGACCAGATCTATCTTCTCTGGATTTATCCTGACTCTATCCAACCCAACTCCCGCTACCTTGGCAGCGAGCTTCCTCTGATACTCTAGATCCATGGGCATCCCCCTCAATTAGCTAGTTTCAAACCCAACTTCGATGCCTCCTCTCTGATGATGCTCCTCTTCCTCTCCCCCACTGTATGGGCTATGTAAACTACCACGCTCTCCCTCTCACTCGATAATTTCCTCAGTTCATCTAAGTTATGGACTATAGCTACCCTCCTGCCGGAAGGATGGAGCCCCCTTATCTCATCAGGGTTCTTGTAACCTATGTTAGGTTGCTTGGGCCTGCTCTTCAACTTCAACCTCTGTTTATTGTCTATTCCTCTAGGCCTCCTCCAGCTCTTAGTAGCTCCTAATTTCCAATATAATGCTAGATTGAGGAACCTCGGTTTCTTCTTCTTGAGTTTCTTGAGAATCTCCTTCATATCTTCCTCCATCTCACCTCACCACGTAAATACCGTCCATGAAGACCCTCGGGTCCTTCTTCCTTATCTTAGTAGCTAGCCTTATATTAGCTGCAGTCTGCCCTACGTCCTCCTTAGAGATCCCCTCTATGTATATCCTATCTCCCT includes:
- a CDS encoding 50S ribosomal protein L19e — its product is MDLEYQRKLAAKVAGVGLDRVRINPEKIDLVSEAVTRADIRRLIKSGAIEILQKRGVSRARKKPRRKGPGSRKGGKYSRLPRKRRWVRKIRALRRELRRMKEQGLISNKEYRELYDKLASFNSVSQLRAHVTRG
- a CDS encoding eL32 family ribosomal protein; this translates as MEEDMKEILKKLKKKKPRFLNLALYWKLGATKSWRRPRGIDNKQRLKLKSRPKQPNIGYKNPDEIRGLHPSGRRVAIVHNLDELRKLSSERESVVVYIAHTVGERKRSIIREEASKLGLKLAN